The following proteins are co-located in the Dehalococcoidia bacterium genome:
- a CDS encoding MoxR family ATPase — protein sequence MVQDTARDRDAANLNERVREHSRFLTEVRAEVGKVIVGQEALISRLLIGLLTSNHILIEGVPGLAKTLAVKTLSDALQLSFVRVQFTPDMLPADLTGTTIYNQHTAEFTVRQGPVFANIVLADEINRSPAKVQSALLESMQERQVSIGGETFPLPEPFMVLATQNPIEQEGTYPLPEAQLDRFMLKAVITYPSRLEERVILDRGISGHVADVRRIVSPEAILTARETVRDVYIDDRLKDYLIQIVSATRRPKAFRMESLAPFIAFGASPRATIFLAQAAQAHSFVDGRSYVTPDDIKAIAPDVLRHRMVITYEAEAEEITTDEIIARVLAGVEVP from the coding sequence ATGGTTCAGGACACGGCGCGGGACCGCGATGCGGCCAACCTGAACGAGCGGGTGCGTGAGCACAGCCGCTTCCTGACCGAGGTGCGGGCGGAGGTCGGCAAGGTGATCGTCGGGCAGGAGGCGCTGATCAGCCGCCTGCTGATCGGCCTGCTCACCAGCAACCACATTTTGATCGAGGGCGTGCCCGGCCTGGCGAAGACGCTGGCCGTGAAGACGCTCTCCGACGCGTTGCAGCTCAGCTTCGTGCGTGTGCAGTTCACGCCGGACATGCTGCCGGCCGACCTGACCGGTACGACGATCTACAACCAGCACACGGCCGAGTTCACCGTGCGCCAGGGGCCCGTCTTCGCCAATATCGTGCTGGCCGACGAGATCAATCGCTCGCCGGCCAAGGTGCAGTCGGCGCTGCTGGAATCGATGCAGGAGCGGCAGGTGAGCATCGGCGGCGAGACGTTTCCGCTGCCCGAGCCGTTTATGGTGCTGGCGACGCAGAACCCGATCGAACAGGAAGGCACCTACCCGCTGCCCGAGGCGCAACTTGACCGCTTCATGCTGAAGGCCGTGATCACCTACCCCAGCCGGCTGGAGGAGCGCGTGATCCTCGACCGTGGCATCAGTGGACACGTAGCCGACGTGCGCCGCATTGTCTCGCCCGAGGCGATCCTCACCGCGCGCGAAACCGTGCGCGACGTGTACATCGACGATCGGCTGAAGGATTACCTGATCCAGATCGTGTCGGCCACGCGCCGGCCCAAGGCGTTCCGCATGGAGTCGCTGGCGCCGTTCATCGCCTTCGGCGCCTCGCCGCGCGCCACGATCTTCCTGGCGCAGGCGGCGCAGGCGCACAGCTTCGTGGATGGCCGCAGCTACGTGACGCCCGACGATATCAAGGCGATCGCGCCCGATGTGCTGCGGCACCGCATGGTCATCACCTACGAGGCCGAGGCCGAGGAGATTACCACGGACGAGATCATCGCCCGCGTGCTCGCCGGCGTCGAGGTTCCGTAG
- a CDS encoding J domain-containing protein, translated as MAGKNYYDVLGVKRDASEKEVRQAYRKLARKYHPDVNPGDKTAEAKFKEINAAQEVLLDAEKRRKYDKYGDKWEYADQIEEQQRKAQSAGDFFRTASRGGGFKMPDLDNEGGLGDIFGNIFRGGSRKPAARKGEHLEHAMDVSLEEAYTGTVRTLSIQITEPCVGCNGTGLAGNAICAVCEGAGSVSKPRRIEVKIPAGVKTGSRVRIAGEGQPGTGGAPKGDLYLKITVLPNERFERNGDDLIEETPVPLYDALLGGEVTVATMTGRVALKIPAGTQNGKSIRLSGKGMPKLGQSGHGDLYVKVRVVLPSELSARERQLFEELRELRQPAAARTA; from the coding sequence ATGGCAGGCAAGAACTACTACGACGTGCTGGGCGTGAAGCGTGACGCCTCCGAGAAGGAGGTGCGCCAGGCCTACCGCAAGCTCGCGCGTAAATACCACCCGGACGTGAACCCCGGCGACAAGACCGCCGAGGCGAAGTTCAAAGAGATCAACGCGGCGCAGGAGGTACTGCTCGACGCCGAGAAGCGCCGCAAGTACGACAAGTACGGCGACAAGTGGGAGTACGCCGACCAGATCGAGGAGCAGCAGCGCAAGGCGCAGAGCGCCGGCGATTTCTTCCGCACCGCCTCGCGCGGCGGCGGCTTCAAGATGCCCGACCTTGACAACGAAGGCGGGCTGGGCGACATCTTCGGCAACATCTTCCGCGGCGGCAGCCGCAAGCCCGCGGCGCGCAAGGGCGAGCACCTCGAGCACGCGATGGACGTGTCGCTGGAGGAAGCCTACACCGGCACCGTGCGCACGCTCTCGATTCAGATCACCGAACCGTGTGTCGGCTGCAACGGCACCGGCCTCGCCGGCAACGCGATCTGCGCCGTCTGCGAGGGTGCCGGCAGCGTCAGCAAGCCGCGCCGCATCGAAGTCAAGATTCCGGCCGGCGTCAAGACCGGCTCGCGCGTGCGCATCGCGGGCGAGGGCCAGCCGGGCACGGGCGGCGCGCCCAAGGGCGACCTCTACCTGAAGATCACGGTGCTGCCCAACGAGCGCTTCGAGCGCAACGGCGACGACCTGATCGAGGAGACGCCCGTGCCGCTTTACGACGCGCTGTTGGGCGGGGAGGTGACCGTGGCCACCATGACGGGTCGCGTGGCGCTAAAGATCCCCGCCGGCACACAGAACGGCAAGAGCATCCGCCTCTCCGGCAAGGGCATGCCGAAGCTCGGCCAGAGCGGGCACGGCGATCTGTACGTCAAGGTGCGCGTGGTGCTGCCGAGCGAGCTGAGCGCCCGTGAGCGGCAGCTCTTCGAAGAGTTACGCGAGCTGCGTCAGCCCGCCGCGGCGCGCACCGCGTAG
- a CDS encoding twin-arginine translocation signal domain-containing protein encodes MSFADPRLTLLTHQPHVHRHGLSRRQFLGMTAGATGQALGAELIWPRVAHADPPGTGTPNPILGGIKPLAFAPNVVFHVFPPPDTETTPFPEPSTITDFNGFVGISHVSGHGVGITGGGAPDATLTYDIDNRFMTGEFIGADGRHRQGTFAFL; translated from the coding sequence ATGTCGTTCGCTGACCCGAGGCTTACGCTCCTGACACACCAGCCGCACGTACACCGGCACGGGCTCTCGCGGCGGCAGTTCCTGGGCATGACGGCCGGCGCCACCGGCCAGGCTCTGGGAGCAGAGCTGATCTGGCCGCGCGTCGCGCACGCCGACCCACCCGGCACGGGCACGCCCAACCCCATTCTCGGCGGCATCAAGCCGCTCGCCTTCGCGCCCAACGTCGTGTTCCACGTTTTCCCGCCACCAGATACCGAGACCACGCCGTTTCCTGAGCCTTCGACAATCACCGACTTCAACGGCTTTGTGGGAATCTCGCACGTGAGCGGCCACGGCGTGGGGATCACCGGCGGCGGCGCGCCCGACGCGACGCTCACCTATGACATCGACAACCGCTTCATGACCGGGGAGTTCATCGGCGCCGACGGCAGACACCGCCAGGGCACGTTCGCCTTCCTCTGA
- a CDS encoding nitroreductase family deazaflavin-dependent oxidoreductase codes for MAAAPHAGWLTSRPPRALRWALRLPSTHYRLQLGWLLGHRFLLLTHRGRRTGRAHQTVLEFVCHKRRTDEYIVAAGWGGRVGRYRNLLANPALAIRIGRRHFTPVQRFLTTAEVQAILRGY; via the coding sequence ATGGCGGCCGCACCACATGCAGGCTGGCTTACCTCGCGACCGCCACGAGCGCTGCGCTGGGCGTTGCGGCTGCCCAGCACCCACTATCGCCTCCAGTTGGGCTGGCTGCTCGGCCACCGCTTTCTGTTGCTAACGCATCGCGGCCGGCGCACAGGGCGTGCACACCAGACCGTCTTGGAGTTCGTGTGCCACAAGAGACGGACCGATGAGTACATCGTGGCTGCTGGCTGGGGCGGGCGGGTCGGGCGGTATCGCAATCTGCTGGCGAACCCCGCCCTGGCGATCAGGATCGGCCGCAGGCACTTCACGCCGGTGCAACGCTTTCTCACTACCGCCGAGGTACAGGCGATCCTGCGTGGCTATTAG
- a CDS encoding helix-turn-helix transcriptional regulator, with amino-acid sequence MNEDAIREDDPCYVISIAARMVGMHQQTLRYYERVGLIEPSRSRGNIRLYSPSDISRLRQIQRLISDLGVNLAGVEVIMRMNQHLLDAERELEALRAEVEQCRANHWQAQLPAARAGRA; translated from the coding sequence GTGAACGAGGATGCAATCCGGGAAGACGATCCCTGTTATGTGATCAGCATCGCCGCCCGCATGGTCGGCATGCATCAGCAAACCCTGCGCTATTACGAGCGGGTCGGGCTGATCGAACCGTCGCGCTCGCGCGGCAACATCCGCCTCTACTCGCCTTCCGACATCAGCCGCCTGCGGCAGATTCAGCGTCTGATCAGCGACCTCGGCGTCAACCTGGCCGGCGTGGAAGTGATCATGCGCATGAACCAGCACCTGCTGGATGCCGAGCGCGAGCTCGAAGCGCTCCGCGCCGAAGTGGAGCAGTGCCGTGCCAATCACTGGCAGGCGCAGCTCCCCGCGGCACGAGCGGGCCGGGCGTAG
- a CDS encoding cyclase family protein, with translation MRWLDVTRPIAPGMAVYAGDPPVELRPWTELGGGADFAVTALALGTHTGTHVDAPAHCFAGGAGVDALSLDLLCGTAFVLDLAEQAGDRAEFSADVLNELPRGCKRLLLRTYDGGAWEGGMLPDAGLSGQDASRLIERGVRLVGIDRLSIAQARPLPVHRLLLGAGVIILEGLDLSAAPAGPCELFCLPLKLAGADGAPARVLLRYR, from the coding sequence ATGCGCTGGCTTGACGTGACGCGGCCGATCGCGCCCGGCATGGCCGTCTATGCGGGCGACCCGCCGGTGGAGCTGCGGCCATGGACCGAGCTGGGCGGAGGCGCCGACTTTGCCGTCACCGCGCTCGCGCTGGGCACGCACACCGGCACCCACGTCGATGCGCCGGCCCACTGCTTTGCCGGCGGCGCGGGCGTAGACGCGCTGTCGCTTGATCTGCTGTGCGGGACGGCCTTCGTCCTCGACCTTGCCGAACAGGCTGGGGACCGTGCGGAATTCTCTGCCGACGTGCTGAACGAGTTGCCGCGCGGCTGCAAGCGACTGCTGTTGCGCACCTACGACGGTGGGGCGTGGGAGGGCGGCATGTTGCCCGATGCCGGGCTGAGCGGGCAGGATGCCTCGCGGCTGATCGAGCGCGGCGTCCGTCTCGTCGGCATCGACCGGCTCTCGATCGCGCAGGCCCGCCCGCTGCCCGTGCATCGCCTGCTGCTCGGCGCCGGCGTCATCATCCTCGAAGGTCTCGACCTGAGCGCCGCGCCGGCAGGGCCATGCGAGCTGTTCTGCCTGCCGCTGAAGCTGGCAGGGGCAGACGGAGCGCCGGCGCGGGTCTTGTTGCGCTACCGCTGA
- a CDS encoding Hsp20/alpha crystallin family protein — translation MTMQRWDPYGDMQSLRMAMDRLFEDAWVRPGWVGGREHSSGMPMPIDITEHDENLIVKASMPGVKPEDINITVQGNQLVIQGEMHSEEEHGQGQKGTVHHQEHRYGRYVRSMTLPSRVDAEKAEASFENGMLKLTLPKEEASRTRQIPVKGGKGQPIEVASKPAIEGGGHPRPGGGQTPTSGNGSRTEQPRTTGNRT, via the coding sequence ATGACGATGCAGAGATGGGATCCGTACGGCGACATGCAGTCGCTGCGCATGGCGATGGACCGGCTCTTCGAAGACGCCTGGGTGCGCCCAGGCTGGGTCGGCGGCCGCGAGCACAGCAGCGGCATGCCGATGCCGATCGACATCACCGAGCACGACGAAAACCTGATCGTGAAGGCGTCGATGCCCGGCGTGAAGCCGGAAGACATCAACATCACCGTGCAGGGCAATCAACTTGTGATCCAGGGCGAGATGCACAGCGAGGAAGAGCACGGCCAGGGTCAGAAGGGCACCGTGCATCACCAGGAGCACCGCTACGGCCGCTACGTGCGCAGCATGACGCTGCCCTCGCGCGTAGACGCCGAGAAGGCCGAGGCGTCGTTCGAGAACGGCATGTTGAAGCTGACGCTGCCCAAGGAGGAGGCGTCCCGCACCCGCCAGATTCCGGTGAAGGGCGGCAAAGGCCAGCCGATCGAGGTAGCCTCGAAGCCGGCGATCGAGGGCGGCGGCCACCCACGGCCCGGCGGCGGTCAGACGCCGACGAGCGGCAACGGCTCGCGGACCGAGCAGCCCCGGACGACGGGCAATCGGACCTAG
- a CDS encoding AAA family ATPase, with translation MRQDRFTEQAQEVLGASQEMMRQQRHTQWDVEHVLLALVQREGGLAQAILERLNVPLPVLRERLETHLNQSPKSAYPVVQPYVTPRLVRMLETADAEANRLKDEYIGVEHLLIAIADEREGESSRVLKAFNVDKERIYHALQEIRGKRRVDSPRAENSYQALNKYSTDLTQLARDGKLDPVIGRDTEIRRVMQILNRRTKNNPVIIGEAGVGKTAIVEGLAQKIVVGDVPENLRDRRLLALDMGALVAGSRFRGEFEERLQAVMNEVRQAEGEVVLFIDELHTVVGAGAAEGSIDASNMMKPALARGELRAIGATTLDEYRQYIERDPALERRFAPVYVDEPSVEETIEILKGLRPRYEEHHKVQISDAALEAAAQLSDRYITERFLPDKAIDLIDEAASKHVIDAESLSPELQQMQQQLNELNRETESAAQREDYEAAARIKSDLLKLQVDYRAAKERWEAERPRKDVVDEADIAALVGSITGIPVSRMLEGEADKLLQMEERLHDRVIGQDAAIGVLSDAIRRARAGLKDPRRPIGSFIFLGPTGVGKTELAKALAEFLFDDVDALIRVDMSEFQERHTVSRLIGAPPGYVGYDEGGGLTEAVRRRPYRVILFDEIEKAHPDVFNTLLQVLDDGRLTDGHGRTVDFRNTVIIMTSNLGTAEMQRQSLGFLTGRTQSHSERQRLESAAQRALRETFRPEFLNRIDEIIVFEPLTEPELEQIVTLLVDDLLGRLTERGITVHLSEAARKALVKEGYDPNFGARPLRRVVQRRIENPLAKRVLSSEIAPGSEVDVDANEAGEYTFSPARTAPREAEPAHVA, from the coding sequence ATGAGACAAGACCGATTTACCGAGCAGGCCCAGGAGGTTCTGGGCGCCTCGCAGGAGATGATGCGCCAGCAACGCCACACCCAGTGGGACGTCGAGCACGTGTTGCTCGCCCTCGTGCAGCGTGAGGGCGGACTGGCGCAGGCGATCCTCGAACGACTGAACGTGCCGCTGCCCGTGCTGCGCGAGCGGCTGGAGACGCACCTCAACCAGTCACCGAAATCCGCGTATCCCGTGGTGCAGCCCTACGTGACGCCGCGCCTCGTGCGCATGCTCGAAACTGCCGATGCCGAGGCCAACCGGCTGAAGGACGAATACATCGGCGTCGAGCACCTGCTGATCGCGATCGCCGACGAGCGCGAGGGCGAGTCCAGCCGCGTGCTCAAAGCCTTCAACGTCGATAAGGAGCGCATCTACCATGCGTTGCAGGAGATTCGCGGCAAGCGCCGCGTCGACAGCCCGCGCGCAGAGAACAGCTACCAGGCGCTGAACAAGTACAGCACCGACCTGACGCAGCTCGCCCGCGACGGCAAGCTCGACCCGGTGATCGGCCGCGACACCGAGATCCGCCGCGTGATGCAGATCCTCAACCGGCGCACCAAGAACAACCCGGTGATCATCGGCGAGGCCGGCGTCGGCAAGACGGCGATCGTCGAGGGGCTGGCGCAGAAGATCGTCGTCGGCGACGTGCCCGAAAACCTGCGCGACCGGCGCCTGCTGGCGCTGGACATGGGCGCGCTGGTCGCCGGCTCGCGCTTCCGCGGTGAGTTCGAGGAGCGGCTGCAGGCCGTGATGAACGAGGTACGGCAGGCCGAGGGCGAAGTGGTGCTGTTCATCGACGAGCTGCACACCGTCGTCGGCGCCGGCGCGGCCGAGGGCTCGATCGACGCCAGCAACATGATGAAGCCGGCGCTGGCCCGCGGCGAGCTGCGTGCGATCGGCGCCACGACGCTGGACGAGTACCGCCAGTACATCGAGCGCGACCCGGCGTTAGAGCGCCGCTTCGCCCCGGTCTACGTAGACGAGCCGAGCGTCGAGGAGACGATCGAGATCCTCAAGGGTCTGCGCCCGCGCTACGAAGAGCACCACAAGGTGCAGATCAGCGATGCGGCCCTTGAGGCGGCGGCGCAGCTCTCCGACCGCTACATCACCGAGCGCTTCCTTCCCGATAAGGCGATCGACCTGATCGACGAGGCGGCCAGCAAGCACGTGATCGACGCGGAAAGCCTCTCGCCGGAGCTGCAGCAGATGCAGCAGCAGCTCAACGAGCTGAACCGCGAAACCGAGTCGGCCGCGCAGCGCGAGGACTACGAGGCCGCGGCCCGGATCAAGAGCGACCTGCTCAAGCTGCAGGTAGACTACCGCGCCGCCAAGGAGCGCTGGGAGGCGGAGCGGCCGCGCAAAGACGTGGTGGACGAGGCCGACATCGCCGCGCTGGTCGGCAGCATCACCGGCATTCCGGTCAGCCGTATGCTCGAAGGCGAAGCGGACAAGCTGCTGCAGATGGAGGAGCGGCTGCACGACCGCGTGATTGGCCAGGACGCCGCGATCGGCGTGCTGAGCGACGCGATCCGCCGTGCCCGCGCCGGGCTGAAGGACCCGCGCCGGCCGATCGGCAGCTTCATCTTCCTCGGACCCACCGGCGTCGGCAAGACGGAGCTGGCGAAGGCGCTGGCCGAATTCCTCTTCGACGACGTGGACGCGCTGATCCGTGTCGATATGTCGGAGTTCCAGGAGCGGCACACCGTCTCCCGCCTGATCGGGGCGCCTCCCGGCTACGTCGGCTACGACGAGGGCGGCGGCCTGACCGAGGCCGTGCGCCGGCGGCCGTACCGGGTGATCCTCTTCGACGAGATCGAGAAGGCGCACCCCGACGTGTTCAACACGCTGCTGCAGGTGCTGGACGACGGCCGGCTGACGGACGGCCACGGGCGCACCGTGGACTTCCGCAACACCGTGATCATCATGACCAGCAACCTGGGCACGGCCGAGATGCAGCGCCAGAGCCTGGGCTTCCTCACCGGCCGCACCCAATCGCACTCAGAGCGCCAGCGGCTGGAGTCGGCGGCGCAGCGGGCGCTGCGCGAGACGTTCCGGCCCGAGTTCCTCAACCGGATCGACGAGATCATCGTCTTCGAGCCGCTGACGGAGCCCGAGCTGGAGCAGATCGTGACGCTGCTGGTGGACGACCTGCTCGGCCGGCTGACGGAGCGCGGCATCACCGTGCACCTGAGCGAGGCGGCGCGCAAGGCACTGGTGAAGGAGGGCTACGACCCGAACTTCGGCGCGAGGCCGCTGCGGCGCGTGGTGCAGCGGCGGATCGAGAACCCGCTGGCGAAGCGCGTGCTGAGCAGCGAGATCGCGCCCGGCAGCGAAGTCGACGTGGACGCGAACGAGGCGGGCGAGTACACCTTCTCACCCGCCCGGACGGCTCCGCGCGAAGCCGAGCCGGCCCACGTGGCGTAG